A genomic segment from Spinacia oleracea cultivar Varoflay chromosome 3, BTI_SOV_V1, whole genome shotgun sequence encodes:
- the LOC110786110 gene encoding probable arabinosyltransferase ARAD1, producing the protein MAGKHPHSSPSSRERPIYTSPIVIIILSLITFISIIFFFSSPSSSPPAPSSISTFSIRNPNPNFEYSFVSSLENFLTNKLPKHPKDDTVNSADAVSVRKLDDSIWWRESVRISGDSYYPAASMPIRVYVYEMPSKFTYDLLWLFRNTYKETSNLTSNGSPVHRLIEQHSIDYWLWADLIAPESERVLKNVIRVHKQDEADIFYIPFFTTISFFLMEKQQCKALYREALKWVTDQPAWKRSGGRDHILPVHHPWSFKSVRKFMKTAIWLLPDMDSTGNWYKPGQVYLEKDLILPYVSNVDFCNAYCLRENESKRSTLLFFRGRLKRNAGGKIRSKLVVELSGAEGVVIEEGSAGEAGKAAAQNGMRKSIFCLSPAGDTPSSARLFDAIVSGCIPVIVSDELELPFEGIIDYKKMAVFVSSSDALSPGWLLTYLKDFSPSEIREKQKFLAKYSTHFIYSNPAQPLGPEDLTWRMIAGKLVNIKLQIRRSQRMVQGSRSICTCECRHSNSSIPIPIPGP; encoded by the exons ATGGCAGGAAAACATCCACACTCGTCACCATCCTCAAGAGAGAGACCAATCTACACTTCCCCAATCGTCATCATCATTCTCTCTCTCATCACTTTCATCtccatcatcttcttcttctcttctcCCTCTTCATCACCACCTGCTCCGTCCTCCATATCGACTTTCTCAATtcgaaaccctaaccctaacttTGAGTACTCTTTCGTTTCATCGCTCGAGAATTTCCTCACGAACAAGCTCCCTAAGCATCCGAAGGACGATACCGTGAACTCAGCTGATGCTGTGAGTGTAAGGAAGCTGGATGATTCGATTTGGTGGAGAGAGAGTGTGAGAATTTCCGGTGATTCTTATTATCCTGCTGCTTCGATGCCGATTAGGGTTTATGTGTATGAAATGCCGTCGAAGTTTACTTATGATCTACTGTGGTTGTTTCGGAATACTTACAAGGAGACCTCTAATCTGACCTCTAATGGTAGTCCTGTCCACCGCCTTATCGAGCAG CATTCAATTGACTACTGGCTTTGGGCTGATCTCATTGCTCCAGAGTCAGAAAGGGTGTTAAAAAACGTCATACGGGTTCACAAGCAAGACGAGGCTGATATATTCTATATCCCATTCTTCACCACCATCAGCTTCTTCTTGATGGAGAAACAGCAGTGCAAGGCACTTTACAGG GAAGCTTTAAAGTGGGTGACTGATCAGCCAGCATGGAAGCGATCTGGGGGAAGAGACCACATACTTCCTGTTCATCATCCTTGGTCATTTAAATCAGTTCGCAAGTTTATGAAAACTGCAATTTGGCTATTACCTGACATGGACTCCACAGGAAACTG GTACAAGCCTGGCCAGGTGTACCTTGAGAAGGACCTAATTCTTCCATATGTTTCGAATGTCGATTTTTGCAATGCTTATTGTCTGCGGGAAAATGAATCCAAGAGAAGCACACTGCTGTTTTTTCGCGGGAGACTTAAAAGAAATGCT GGAGGAAAGATCCGGTCAAAACTTGTGGTGGAGTTGTCTGGTGCTGAAGGTGTTGTCATTGAGGAAGGGTCAGCTGGAGAGGCGGGCAAGGCTGCAGCCCAAAATGGAATGCGCAA GTCCATCTTTTGCCTGAGCCCAGCTGGTGACACTCCATCATCTGCAAGATTGTTTGATGCTATTGTTAGTGGCTGCATCCCTGTTATAGTCAGTGATGAGCTGGAGCTTCCATTTGAAGGAATCATTGACTACAAGAAG ATGGCTGTATTTGTCTCATCAAGTGATGCCTTGAGTCCCGGTTGGCTATTAACATACCTCAAAGATTTTAGTCCTTCGGAGATCAGAGAGAAACAGAAATTCTTGGCCAAG tACTCGACGCATTTCATTTACTCAAATCCAGCACAGCCTTTAGGTCCTGAAGACTTGACATGGAGAATG ATTGCTGGTAAGCTGGTGAACATCAAACTTCAAATCAGGAGATCACAACGTATGGTACAGGGATCAAGAAGCATATGCACGTGTGAATGCAGGCATTCAAATTCCAGCATTCCCATTCCCATTCCAGGTCCTTAA